The DNA window AGGATTCGGAAGAAGAGCTGAAGCCGCAATGGGTCGTCGAGATGATCCACCGCCAGACGAACGGCGACGCGTTCGTAACGACCGACGTCGGCCAGCACCAGATGTGGGCGGCGCAATATTACCGCTTCAACCATCCGCGCCGGTGGATTTCGTCCGGCGGGCTGGGGACGATGGGCTTCGGCTTCCCGTCCGCGATCGGCGTGCAGGTGGCGAATCCGGACGCGACGGTCGTATCGATCAACGGCGACGGCGGCATGCAGATGTGCTCGCAGGAGCTCGCGATCTGCGCGATTCACAACATTCCGGTCAAGATCGCCGTCCTCAACAACCAGGTGCTCGGCATGGTTCGCCAATGGCAGGAGATCATCCACGGCCAACGGTTCAGCCACATCGACCTCGCCGGCAGCCCGGACTTCGTGAAGCTGGCGGAAGCGTACGGAGTGAAGGGGCTCCGCGCCTCCAACAAGGAAGAAGCGGATGCGGCTTGGCAGGAAGCGATGAATACGCCGGGACCGGTGCTCGTCGAATTCGTCGTACGACGCGACGAGAACGTGTATCCGATGGTGCAAGCGGGAACGTCCATCAGCGAAATGATTATGGGGGATGCGGAATGACGAAGAAGCATACGATCGCCGTCCTCGTCAACGACCAACCGGGCGTGCTCCAGCGCGTCTCGGGATTGTTCGGCCGCCGCGGCTTCAATATCGAGAGCATCACGGTGGGGACCTCGGAAGAGCCGGGGCTCTCTCGGATGATCATCGTGACGACCGGCGACGACGGGACGCTCGAGCAAATTCAGAAGCAGCTGTATAAGCTGATCGACGTAATCAAGGTCATCGACCTCAGCGCCAACCCGATGATTTCCCGCGAGCTCGCGCTGATCAAGGTCGGCGCCGAGCCGAGCGCGCGGCCGGAGCTGTTCGCCGTCGTCGATACGTTCCGCGCCAGCGTCGTGGACATCTCGCCGTCGACGGTCATCGTGCAGGTCGTCGGCGACACCGAGAAGATCGACGCGATGGTCGAGCTGATGAAGCCGTACGGCATTCTGCAGCTGACGCGCACCGGCGTAACGGCCATGACTCGCGGAGCATAAGCGATCGCCGTCACGGACGGCGCTCCGCCTTTTCGAGCTAGTACTCGCACCCATGCGTTGAAACCGACCCTTAAACAAGGTCCTTCAATAATAAAAGAAGCTATATATTCCAAGGAGGAATCATACGAAATGGCAGTAACATTGTATTACGACAAAGATGCAGACTTAAGCGTACTCAGCGGCAAGACGGTAGCGGTCATCGGTTACGGCTCCCAAGGCCACGCGCATTCCCAAAACCTTCGCGACAGCGGCGTCAACGTCATCATCGGCCTTCGCCGCGGCAAGTCGTGGACGAAAGCGGAAAACGACGGCTTCAAGGTGCTCGAAGTATCCGAAGCGGCTGCGCAAGCGGATGTCATTATGATCCTGATGCCGGACGAGACGCAAGCGAAAGTATATAACGAAGAAATCGCTCCGCACATCAAGAGCGGCGCGACGCTGTTGTTCGCCCACGGCTTCAACGTACACTACGGCCAAATCAACCCGCGCAGCGACATCGACGTGCTGCTCGTCGCTCCGAAGTCGCCGGGCCACCTCGTGCGCCGCGTCTTCGTCGAAGGCTTCGGCGTACCGGGCCTCATCGCGATCCACCAGAACGCGACGGGCAAGGCGTTCGACATCGGCATCGCGTACGCTCGCGGCATCGGCTGCACGCGCGCAGGGGTCATCGAGACGTCCTTCAAGGAAGAGACGGAAACCGACCTGTTCGGCGAGCAAGCGGTCCTTTGCGGCGGCGTATCCGCGCTGATCAAAGCCGGCTTCGAGACGCTTACGGAAGCGGGCTACGCGCCGGAGATGGCGTATTTCGAGTGCTTGCACGAGCTGAAGCTGATCGTCGACCTTATCTACGAGGGCGGCCTCGCGACGATGCGCGACTCGATCTCCAATACGGCCGAGTACGGCGACTACGTGACGGGTCCTCGCATCGTGACGGAAGAGACGAAGAAAGAGATGAAGCGCGTCCTCGAAGACATCCAGACGGGCCGTTTCGCTCGCGACTTCATCCTCGAGAACCAATCCAACAAGGCGTTCATGACGGCTACTCGCCGCAACGAAGCCGCTCATCAGATCGAAGTGGTCGGCGGCCAGCTTCGCGAAATGATGGCTTGGATCAAGAAGTAATAGGCTTGAATCGCCGCCTCGCGTGGGGTACAATGAAGGAATAAGCTCATAGCGAAAAACGTTGAAGAGGAACAGTAAGACGCTTCTTGTGCACAGAGAGCTGCTGGGTTGGTGCGAAGCAGCCGCGGGAATCGTCCGAACTCGCCTTGGAGTTGCTCCCTGAACCGTATCGTTCGAAGTAGGAGGAGCCGGAACCCTGACCGTTATTTACAGGAGGATGCAGGACGGCTTGTCCTGATCCGCTAAGCGCATATCCGTACGGATATGAACCGGAGTGGTACCGCGTAAGATGCCGAGTCTTTCGTCTCCTTGTAAGAGGAGGCGGAAGACTCTTTTTGTTGTCTGCCAATCGCGAAACGGAGAAGGAAGGGTGAAACAATGAAAAACGTGGAGAAGTACGCCAGAGGATATTTTATGCCTCCCCGGCAGAGTCTGAAGTGGGCGCAGAAAGAGTATATTACCGAAGCGCCGATCTGGTGCAGCGTCGACCTTCGGGACGGCAACCAGGCCCTCATCGTGCCGATGAACCTGGAGGAGAAGCTGGAGTACTTCCAGATGCTCGTGGATATCGGGTTCAAAGAAATCGAGGTCGGGTTCCCGGCTGCGTCCGAGACGGAATTCACGTTCCTGCGGACGCTGATCGAACAAAACCTGATCCCGGACGACGTCACCATTCAGGTATTGACCCAGTCGCGAGAGCATATCATTCGGAAAACGTTCGAGTCGCTCCAAGGCGCCAAACGAGCGGTCGTTCATCTGTACAACTCGACATCCTTGGCTCAGCGGGAGCAGGTGTTCCGCAAGTCGAAGCAAGAGATCGTCGATATCGCCGTGGAAGGCGCGAAGCTGTTCCTCGAATGCGCGAACGAAACCGAAGGGAACTTCCAGTTCCAATATTCGCCGGAGAGCTTCACGGGGACGGAGATCGACTTCGCGCTCGACATTTGCAACGCGGTGCTCGACGTGTGGAAGCCGACGCCGGACAACAAGGTGATCATCAACTTGCCTTCTACGGTGCAGATGTCGATGCCGCACGTCTACGCGAGCCAGATCGAATACATGAGCGAGAATATGAAGTACCGCGAAAATGTGATCCTGTCGCTCCACCCGCATAACGACCGGGGCACGGGCGTCTCCGATGCGGAGCTCGGCATGCTGGCGGGCGGTCAACGGGTGGAAGGCACGTTGTTCGGCAACGGCGAGCGCACGGGGAACGTAGACATCGTCACGCTCGCGCTGAACATGTACTCGCACGGCGTCGATCCGAAGCTGGACTTCCACAATCTCCCTGAGATTCTGAAGGTGTACGAACGGCTGACGAGAATGCGCGTCGGCGAGCGCCAGCCGTACGGCGGAGAGCTTGTATTCACGGCGTTCTCCGGTTCGCATCAGGATGCGATCGCGAAGGGGATGAAATGGCGGGAGGAACAAAACCCGCCGCATTGGAGCGTGCCGTATCTCCCGATCGACCCGCACGACATCGGCCGGGAATACGAAGGCGACATCATCCGCATCAACAGCCAGTCCGGCAAGGGCGGCGTCGCGTACATCCTTCAGCAGAAGTACGGGCTCGACCTGCCGCAGGGCATGCGGGAAAGCCTCGGCTACCGGGTGAAGGACGTCTCCGACAAGCTGCAGAAGGAGCTGGTGGCGGAAGAGATTTTCTCGATCTTCAAGGAATCGTTCGTTAACGTGAACGAGCCGGTCTCCTTCGTCCGTTACCACTTCGATAAGAGCGACGACTATCGCACGATCGTGACGGTGCGGATCGACGGCGAGCTGAAAGAGCTCGAGGGCAACGGCAACGGAAGACTGGACGCGATCAGCAATGCGCTGCAGGCGAATGCGGGCATTTCGTTTTCCAACTTGATCTATAAGGAACATGCCTTGGAAATCGGCTCGGGCTCGCAGGCCATCTCCTATATCGGCATTACCGACGCGAACGGAACCATGCATTGGGGCTCCGGCGTGGACGCGGACATCATGACCTCGTCCGTCAAAGCGCTGTTCAGCGCCGTCAACAACATGGTACGCCGGTAGACCGAACGGTTGGTTGAGCCGTAATCGTTTCAATAGGGACCGCAAGGCAGGATGCTTTGCGGTCCCTTGGCGTACGGGGGAGCGAAATCGTGTCGAATAGGCCAAACCTATAGCGATGATAGGTTTCATATTCTTCACAAATAAGCGGAAGTATGTTACAACCGAACTATGCATATTACAATAGAAACGAGGAATCCAGATCATGGCTGAGACGAAGAAAATTGCGGTCATCGCCGGCGACGGCATCGGGCCGGAGGTCGTAGCGGAAGCGATTAAAGTGATCCGCAAGACGGAAGAGGTATTCGGCTACAAGTTCGAGTTCGAGCACGGCTTGTTCGGCGGCATCGCCATCGACGAGCGCGGCACGCCGCTCCCGGACGACACGCTGCAGCTGTGCAAGAACGCCGACGCGGTGCTGCTCGGCGCCGTAGGCGGCCCGAAGTGGGACAACAACCCGAAGGAACTGCGTCCGGAGACGGGCCTGCTCGGCATTCGCAAGGCGCTTGGCTTGTTCTCGAACCTGCGTCCGGCGTTCGTATTCGACTGCTTGATCGAAGCGTCGACGATTAAGGAAGAAGTGCTTCGCGGCACGGACTTGATCGTCGTGCGCGAGCTGACGGGCGGCATCTACTTCGGCGAGAAGTTCCGCCGCGAAGGGCCGAACGGTCAAGAAGCGGTCGATACGTGCGTGTACAGCGTGCCGGAAGTCGAGCGCATCGCGCGCCAGGCGTTCGAGATCGCGATGAAGCGCGGCAAACGATTGGCGTCCGTCGACAAGGCGAACGTCCTCGAATCGTCCCGCCTGTGGCGCGAGACGGTCATCCGCATCGCTGCGGATTACCCGGAAGTCGAGCTCGAGCACGTGCTCGTCGACAATTGCGCAATGCAGCTGCTGCGCCGTCCGACGAGCTTCGACGTTATCGTCACCGAGAACATGTTCGGCGACATTCTTTCCGACGAAGCGGCGATGCTGACGGGGTCGATCGGCATGCTGTCGTCGGCGTCGATGGGCGAAGGCAGCTTCGGCTTGTACGAGCCGGTGCACGGCTCCGCGCCGGACATCGCCGGCCAAGGCATCGCGAACCCGATCGCGACGATTCTTTCCGTGGCGCTCATGTTCCGCCTGACGTTCGGCTACGAGGACGCGGCGAGCGCGATCGAAGCCGCCGTGAAGTCGGTGCTCGACGCCGGCCACCGCACGGGCGATATCGCCGTCGACAAGTCGAAGGCGATCGGCACGGTCGCGATGGGCGACCTGATCGCCGCAGCGATCGCGAAGTAAGGCATACTCGCAAGAACGAAACCGGTCGGGCCTTCGCGCCCGGCCGGTTTTTTTTGCGTTCGTTGTCGCCGTATTCTCCAACGAAGTCATCTATCTTGGGCGTAGCGAAAGGGAATGGTGTCAAAATTTGAACAGTTCGCCGCGATGGTATCAAATTTTGAGCAATTCGCGGAAACAAAGGCGGAGTAGGTAATGTGAAATGCGGCTCAGCCCGGGTTCTCGGCGAAATGGATCGGGTTGGCGGCAGCGAGGGGAGCCGCGGGAAAGGAGGATAAGAGTCTTCGGAGCGAGTGGGCGGAAGGGGGAGCTTTCCGGAGCCAGGAGGAGGATTAGGCCGCTCGTTGGCGGAGAAGTCTGATCATGATTATCATCATTCTAATTTAATAATCGCTATACATTGACTTCAATTTCCACCGGTGATAAGATAATTTTTGTGAGTTTAGACAAGCTCGGCTAAATAAAAATCATCGGTAGGAGGAATCCCCATGGCAGAACGTTTGGTAGGCAAGAAGGCGCCGGATTTTACAATGGAGACGGCCCTCGGCAACGGCAAAGAGTTCGGCAAAGTTTCCTTGTCCGACTATAAGGGCAAGTGGCTCGTATTTTTCTTCTATCCGCTCGATTTCACGTTCGTATGCCCGACGGAAATCACGGCTCTTAGCGACGCGGCTGCGGAGTTCAGAGACTACGATTGCGAAATCCTCGGCGCGAGCACGGACAGCAAGCATTCCCACCGCGCATGGATCAACACGCCGCGCGACCAGAACGGTCTCGGCGAGCTGAGCTACCCGCTGGCGTCCGACATTCATAAGTCGGTCGCGGAAGCGTACGGCGTCCTGAACGAAGAAGAAGGCATCGCGCTTCGCGGCCTGTTCATCATCGATCCGGAAGGCGTCGTGAAGTACCAAGTCGTTACGGACGACAACGTCGGCCGCAGCGTAGAAGAGACGCTTCGCATCCTTCAAGCGCTCCAATCCGGCGGATTGTGCGCAGCGAACTGGAAGCCGGGCCAGAAGCACCTTACGGCTCAATAAGCAGCACGTTCGAACCCCGAACTCCGACGGCATCATCGCTGTCGGAGTTTTGTGCGCTTGGCGGCGCATCTTGAGGTGCGTCGTCGCGAGTCGGAACTGAAGCCCCGTTCATGGCGGTCCATGAGCGGGGCTTTATGTATATATCAGGAGAATATAAGCATAAGAATCACATAGCCTGACCTTTTTATTAATGCTTTATGATATACTCACTGGAAAGAAGATTCTTCCATATCTGTGCATCCCGGTAATCATGGGTCGAGAGGGGAAGATACATGCGTATATCTCCGATTTATCAGGAAGCGCCGCATCATCTCAGGCGGATCGATGAACATTTCCACATTAGCCTGACCCGAAATGAAGTGATCCGAACGCCGCTTCATCACCATGAATTTGTCGAGCTGGCTTTCGTGACGGATGGGGACGGCGTCGAAACCGTCAACGGCATCGACCATCGCTTACGTCAAGGAACCGCCACCTTTCTTCTCCCGCATCATATCCACCAAATTCACTCCACGTCCAACGCGCCGATTCGCAAATATTGCTGCATGTTCAATCTCGACCTGTTTTCCCGTTCCGCGGAGGACGCCGAGCTGTTCGCCATGCTGCTGCAGGTCGGCACGACGATTCCTTCCTGGGCGGATATCGGTCCCGGACAAATCAACCGTATACAAATGCTGTTCGAACATATGAAGGAAGAGCTTCACGGTCCCGCAGCCATCGGTCAGCCGCTGTTGATTCGGGCGAAGCTGACGGAAGCGCTGCTGCTGTTTATGAGAGCGGCTTGCGGGGACGGGAGACAAATTCAAGAACGGATCCCTCCCGCCGATCGCAACGACGGATTGATCCAGACGACGTTTTGGTCCATTCTCGGATACATTCGCGTTCATTACCATGAACCGTTCACCCTTCGGGAGCTGGCGGAGCGATTTCACATGAGCGCCCCCCACATTAGCCGTTCGTTTAAACGGCATTTAGGATACAGCTTTATGGACTATGTTCATTTGCTTCGAACGAATAACGCCGCGAGCCTGCTCTCCACCACGACAATGTCCGTTACCGATATTGCAGTTTCCGTAGGCTTCGATTCGCTCCGCACCTTTTCCCGAGTATTTCGGGAGATCTATAGACAGACGCCAAGCGAATACCGCAAAGCGTCACATATAAAGCCTATGGAGGGAGTGGAATGAATGAGGGAGCGGTTTCGGTTCCTGCGTCATTGGACCTTTAAGCGAAAACTGATGGTATTCTCACTGCTTATTAGCACGGTACCGGTCATCATGCTGGGGATCGTCTCGGCATACCTATCCGGGAAAAGTATTCAGGAGGAAACCGACCGCAACCACCAGATCATTCTACGGCAGGTTCAACGCCAAATCGATAACATCTTAGTCGGATTGGATACGTTATCTTTGCAGCTGGCCAATGACCCGGTCATCGCTAGATCGATGGAGCGGGGCATCTCCATGGAAGAGCTGGAAACGCTGGAGGCCACGCTCGAGATGCTGGAAAGCGTTCGCCTTTACCGCAGCTACAACGGGTCGATTTCAAACCTGTCGCTGATTTACGAGAAATACGGTCAGGTGTATTCAAGTCAGCACGGCGTGCTGAAGCTGCCCGATTTTCCTTATGCGGAGCTGCTCAAGACGGAAATGGGTAACACCGCCGGATCGTTCATCATCCCTCCGAATACCTATGCCGGGCAAAACGAATATCTGATCATGCGTCCGGTCAGCTCCGACAAGAGCGTCCGGCCGATCGGCCGAGTGGTTCTTCATATCAAGCTATCGCTCATCTACGAAGCTTTCCATTCGGCAGATTTGGGTGCCGATCGCGAGCTTCTGGCCATTGACGGCGAAGGAAGGATCGCGATCAGCTCGAACCCGGAAGAAATCGGCACGCGGCTGCCGCAGACAAGCGATCTGTATCGTTACTGGAAACATCCGACCGCATCGCTCTACCGTCTTAACGGGGAGGAGCATCATCTTTCCTTGCAGCAATCGTCGTACAACCATTGGGCTTATATTGCTGTAACGCCGCTGAAGGAAACAACGGCCAAATCGGATCAAATTCGATTTTTGACCGGGGTGATCGTCTGCTGCATCATCCTTCTGTGGATGCTGATTGCTTTGCTCGGGTCAAGAAAGCTGTACCGTCCGATTCACATGCTGTTTGCCCGGCTTTCGGTCGGAGACCGCGGGAAAGGGGACTTGAAGCTCCTCGGCGATTATATCGATAACATAGTTCACAACAACACCCGTTTACAGGATCGGTGGAACGAGCAGCTGCCGAATCTGAAGGACAATGCGCTGCTGAAGCTGCTTAGAGGCGACATGAGCGAGCGGGAATACGATGCGATAGCGGATCCGTATTCGATATCGCTGGAGGGGACCTGTTTTTATGTGTGCGTTTTGAAAATCGACGATCCGATCGTTTATCGGCGGAGCTTTCAGGCTAAAGACCGGACATTGGTTACCTATGCGTTCACCAGATTAGTCGAGGAAATTAGCAGGGAAATGGAAAGCTGCGAGGTCGTCGTTCCTGTCCCCGGTCAGGTTGTCATCCTCCTCGGCGCCTACGAGGAGGGCGGGGATCCGCGCGAAAGAATGGTCGAGCTATGCGATATGATTCGTTGTAAAGTGAGCGGGCATTTCAACGTTTCGATCACGGCGGCCGTCAGCGAGGGAATTCCCTCCATAGCCGACATTCCTCATGCTTATGAGCAGGCGCTCCAGCTGTTGCGCAACCGGCCTTTACTCGGGCATGGCATCACGCTAACTTCGGAAAGCGTCGAGCATCCGGCGTCCGTCCACGAATATACCCAATCGTTTATCCAAAGCCAGAAGGCCATCGTAGCCAGCATTACGAACCATCAAGTCGAGCTTGCCGGCGAGTATTTCATAAATATGACGGATGAGGCTTCACGTTATTTCGTCACCTTCGAGAGCATGATCGGCATGCTTGTTTTCTTGCTAGGGGATATCGAAGAGGCCATCCGCCGCAAAGGCTATGAGCTTAGCGCCTGGCTGGAGGACGACCTGTACCGGTCGCTTTACGCGGCCCGGGATCTCCATGAGGCGAAAGACTGGTTCGTGGGTCGGCTGTTTCCAGTCATTCAACAACGCCTTCGTCAGACGGCCGCCGGGGAAGCAAGCGGTTCAGACAAGCGGCATATGCTGATCGAGCAGGTCATCGCCTATATTCACGAGCATTTCGAAAAGGATTTGTCGCTTCAGCAGATTGCCGATCACTTCGGCTGTTCGTCGTTTCAATTAAGTCGATTATTTAAAGAATACAAGCAAATCAACTTTGTGGAATATTTAATTCGTTATCGAATGGAAAAAGCGAAGGAGTGGCTGGTTCACACCGATCAATCGATTAAAGAAATTACGGAGCGGCTCCGTTATACGACGACGCAAAATTTCTCGCGCGTATTTAAACAAATTACCGGTATGCCTCCCGGTAATTACCGGAGCATGCACCGCAACAACTGAATCGAACGCCAAAGATCCCCCTCCCTCCAATTGTAAATTGGCGGAGGGGGATCTTTGTTAGCGGGACGATAAGGGCACAAGCCGAAGCGCGTTTTCCGAATAAATTTTGGCCAGTACCGGCTTGGGAAGGTCTAACGATTCCAAAAGCTCTTGATGGATATTGTCGAAATCATCTCTTCCGTAAATGACGCGGTCCTGAAATTCAATCAGAAATCGCTTCGTGAATTCCGGATCGCGGCTTAATGCGCGATGACCGGACCCGGCGGAGATTTCACAATACAGGTTCGGGTATTTGCGCATCATCTCGACGATTTTGCCGCCGGGGAGCACCGGACCTTCGGGGTAAGCAGCCTTATCGTATTGATCGTCTCCGGAAAGATGTGCCCAGAAGCCCGGCGCATGGCCGAAGAAGTTTGTCGCGGGGCAAGCCGCAACCGCTCTTTCGAAGGCTTCGATGCCGCCGCCGTACCACCAATTGGGGCGGGGATACCGATTGCCGGTATCGAATTCGTAGTCGATGTGCACGATCACCGGCAAGCCGCGTTCGCCGCAGAAGCGGTACATGCGGATCGCATCGGGATTGTCGTACATCATTCGCAGCTTGAGCTCTCCGTAAACCCGCACGCCGTACAGATCGATCGCCGCTTCCAACCGGTCGATCGCATCCGGCCGCCGCGGGTCGGGCGCATATCCGATCACGAACCGATCCGGATGGCGCCTGGCATATTCCACGCACCTTCGATGAGAAATCGGGCCGTCCGGTCCGGAATCGGGAATGACCCGGCGATACCTTGGATCGTATTCATCCTCGGGGCATTCCCAGCTTAACATCCAAGCGACGTCGATGTGATACCGGTCCATATTTTCCAAGACCTTATCAACGGAATGCCCGTACCAATCCGGGTGGTTATGCGCATCGATGATCATGGATTCGCCGCCTTGGCCGCGTAATGTAAGGCAACCTTTCGGATGGCGCGGGCGGTTTCTTCCGCATCTTGTTCGGTGAAAAATTCCGAGACCTGCAGCCTGACGGCCGTCTCCAAGATTTTCTCCGCCTCCGGACAATCCCCCGCTTTGTACTCGATATCGGACAAATCGAAAGGAAAGCGGCTTCCCAGGTAAG is part of the Paenibacillus antri genome and encodes:
- the ilvC gene encoding ketol-acid reductoisomerase yields the protein MAVTLYYDKDADLSVLSGKTVAVIGYGSQGHAHSQNLRDSGVNVIIGLRRGKSWTKAENDGFKVLEVSEAAAQADVIMILMPDETQAKVYNEEIAPHIKSGATLLFAHGFNVHYGQINPRSDIDVLLVAPKSPGHLVRRVFVEGFGVPGLIAIHQNATGKAFDIGIAYARGIGCTRAGVIETSFKEETETDLFGEQAVLCGGVSALIKAGFETLTEAGYAPEMAYFECLHELKLIVDLIYEGGLATMRDSISNTAEYGDYVTGPRIVTEETKKEMKRVLEDIQTGRFARDFILENQSNKAFMTATRRNEAAHQIEVVGGQLREMMAWIKK
- a CDS encoding peroxiredoxin — protein: MAERLVGKKAPDFTMETALGNGKEFGKVSLSDYKGKWLVFFFYPLDFTFVCPTEITALSDAAAEFRDYDCEILGASTDSKHSHRAWINTPRDQNGLGELSYPLASDIHKSVAEAYGVLNEEEGIALRGLFIIDPEGVVKYQVVTDDNVGRSVEETLRILQALQSGGLCAANWKPGQKHLTAQ
- a CDS encoding AraC family transcriptional regulator, with the protein product MRERFRFLRHWTFKRKLMVFSLLISTVPVIMLGIVSAYLSGKSIQEETDRNHQIILRQVQRQIDNILVGLDTLSLQLANDPVIARSMERGISMEELETLEATLEMLESVRLYRSYNGSISNLSLIYEKYGQVYSSQHGVLKLPDFPYAELLKTEMGNTAGSFIIPPNTYAGQNEYLIMRPVSSDKSVRPIGRVVLHIKLSLIYEAFHSADLGADRELLAIDGEGRIAISSNPEEIGTRLPQTSDLYRYWKHPTASLYRLNGEEHHLSLQQSSYNHWAYIAVTPLKETTAKSDQIRFLTGVIVCCIILLWMLIALLGSRKLYRPIHMLFARLSVGDRGKGDLKLLGDYIDNIVHNNTRLQDRWNEQLPNLKDNALLKLLRGDMSEREYDAIADPYSISLEGTCFYVCVLKIDDPIVYRRSFQAKDRTLVTYAFTRLVEEISREMESCEVVVPVPGQVVILLGAYEEGGDPRERMVELCDMIRCKVSGHFNVSITAAVSEGIPSIADIPHAYEQALQLLRNRPLLGHGITLTSESVEHPASVHEYTQSFIQSQKAIVASITNHQVELAGEYFINMTDEASRYFVTFESMIGMLVFLLGDIEEAIRRKGYELSAWLEDDLYRSLYAARDLHEAKDWFVGRLFPVIQQRLRQTAAGEASGSDKRHMLIEQVIAYIHEHFEKDLSLQQIADHFGCSSFQLSRLFKEYKQINFVEYLIRYRMEKAKEWLVHTDQSIKEITERLRYTTTQNFSRVFKQITGMPPGNYRSMHRNN
- a CDS encoding amidohydrolase family protein — protein: MIIDAHNHPDWYGHSVDKVLENMDRYHIDVAWMLSWECPEDEYDPRYRRVIPDSGPDGPISHRRCVEYARRHPDRFVIGYAPDPRRPDAIDRLEAAIDLYGVRVYGELKLRMMYDNPDAIRMYRFCGERGLPVIVHIDYEFDTGNRYPRPNWWYGGGIEAFERAVAACPATNFFGHAPGFWAHLSGDDQYDKAAYPEGPVLPGGKIVEMMRKYPNLYCEISAGSGHRALSRDPEFTKRFLIEFQDRVIYGRDDFDNIHQELLESLDLPKPVLAKIYSENALRLVPLSSR
- the ilvN gene encoding acetolactate synthase small subunit: MTKKHTIAVLVNDQPGVLQRVSGLFGRRGFNIESITVGTSEEPGLSRMIIVTTGDDGTLEQIQKQLYKLIDVIKVIDLSANPMISRELALIKVGAEPSARPELFAVVDTFRASVVDISPSTVIVQVVGDTEKIDAMVELMKPYGILQLTRTGVTAMTRGA
- a CDS encoding helix-turn-helix domain-containing protein; the protein is MRISPIYQEAPHHLRRIDEHFHISLTRNEVIRTPLHHHEFVELAFVTDGDGVETVNGIDHRLRQGTATFLLPHHIHQIHSTSNAPIRKYCCMFNLDLFSRSAEDAELFAMLLQVGTTIPSWADIGPGQINRIQMLFEHMKEELHGPAAIGQPLLIRAKLTEALLLFMRAACGDGRQIQERIPPADRNDGLIQTTFWSILGYIRVHYHEPFTLRELAERFHMSAPHISRSFKRHLGYSFMDYVHLLRTNNAASLLSTTTMSVTDIAVSVGFDSLRTFSRVFREIYRQTPSEYRKASHIKPMEGVE
- the leuB gene encoding 3-isopropylmalate dehydrogenase yields the protein MAETKKIAVIAGDGIGPEVVAEAIKVIRKTEEVFGYKFEFEHGLFGGIAIDERGTPLPDDTLQLCKNADAVLLGAVGGPKWDNNPKELRPETGLLGIRKALGLFSNLRPAFVFDCLIEASTIKEEVLRGTDLIVVRELTGGIYFGEKFRREGPNGQEAVDTCVYSVPEVERIARQAFEIAMKRGKRLASVDKANVLESSRLWRETVIRIAADYPEVELEHVLVDNCAMQLLRRPTSFDVIVTENMFGDILSDEAAMLTGSIGMLSSASMGEGSFGLYEPVHGSAPDIAGQGIANPIATILSVALMFRLTFGYEDAASAIEAAVKSVLDAGHRTGDIAVDKSKAIGTVAMGDLIAAAIAK
- the leuA gene encoding 2-isopropylmalate synthase is translated as MKNVEKYARGYFMPPRQSLKWAQKEYITEAPIWCSVDLRDGNQALIVPMNLEEKLEYFQMLVDIGFKEIEVGFPAASETEFTFLRTLIEQNLIPDDVTIQVLTQSREHIIRKTFESLQGAKRAVVHLYNSTSLAQREQVFRKSKQEIVDIAVEGAKLFLECANETEGNFQFQYSPESFTGTEIDFALDICNAVLDVWKPTPDNKVIINLPSTVQMSMPHVYASQIEYMSENMKYRENVILSLHPHNDRGTGVSDAELGMLAGGQRVEGTLFGNGERTGNVDIVTLALNMYSHGVDPKLDFHNLPEILKVYERLTRMRVGERQPYGGELVFTAFSGSHQDAIAKGMKWREEQNPPHWSVPYLPIDPHDIGREYEGDIIRINSQSGKGGVAYILQQKYGLDLPQGMRESLGYRVKDVSDKLQKELVAEEIFSIFKESFVNVNEPVSFVRYHFDKSDDYRTIVTVRIDGELKELEGNGNGRLDAISNALQANAGISFSNLIYKEHALEIGSGSQAISYIGITDANGTMHWGSGVDADIMTSSVKALFSAVNNMVRR